The Deinococcota bacterium genome contains the following window.
ATGCCTACGAACAAATGGTGCAATATGACACCCCCTATAGTGGCGTTATCCGTCACATGCCGTATAACTCCTAGTTAGACAGACCGATGGAGAATCACATTCGCTGCCAGCACATTTGCTTGATCACTGACCGGCTGTCCGAGACCCACGATTTCTACGTGGGCCTCCTTGGTCTAAAAGCAGCAAACTACAATGAGTCGGTTGGCCTGCTCGCCTTCCGCCTCGATGACGGGTTCGTCTTGCGTTTCGAGGCAAATGGTAGCGCTTCCCCTTCGAGCATT
Protein-coding sequences here:
- a CDS encoding VOC family protein, whose translation is MENHIRCQHICLITDRLSETHDFYVGLLGLKAANYNESVGLLAFRLDDGFVLRFEANGSASPSSIRFLGLELDSFEQVDRLHDKLAKSIEIVQDLRAQFTSAEGPYGFLIEDPNGYRIKLFRYGPRTDA